In Topomyia yanbarensis strain Yona2022 chromosome 2, ASM3024719v1, whole genome shotgun sequence, one DNA window encodes the following:
- the LOC131679235 gene encoding ejaculatory bulb-specific protein 3-like yields the protein MKFVIVALALVVLVAAQDDKYTTKYDNIDVDEILNSDRLFNNYFKCLMDEGSCTPEGNELKRVLPESLENKCAKCSEKQKETSSKVFKNLQENRPEQWALLRAKYDPENKYS from the coding sequence ATGAAATTCGTTATCGTTGCTTTGGCACTGGTGGTCCTAGTCGCTGCCCAGGATGACAAATACACCACCAAGTACGATAACATCGATGTGGATGAGATTTTGAACTCGGACCGTCTCTTCAACAACTACTTCAAGTGCCTGATGGACGAGGGCAGCTGCACACCGGAAGGCAATGAACTGAAGCGTGTCCTGCCGGAGTCTCTGGAGAATAAATGCGCGAAGTGCAGCGAAAAGCAGAAGGAAACCAGCAGCAAAGTGTTCAAAAATTTGCAGGAGAACCGCCCCGAACAGTGGGCTTTGCTGAGGGCCAAGTACGATCCCGAGAACAAGTACTCGTAA